The DNA window TGCTAGCCGATGAAACGATTGAGGCAATTAGTAGGTATATCAATGATTCTGAAATCTACGTATTTGAAAATGATAAGGGAACTATAGCAGTCTATGTACTTCAAAAAATAAGTGATGACACTATCGAAATTAAAAATATCGCTGTGGGTACAGAACACCAAGGGCAGGGCATAGGTAAGCTACTATTGAGAGATGCTATTTCTAGGGCAAAAGCAAAAGGATTCAAAAC is part of the Methanofastidiosum sp. genome and encodes:
- a CDS encoding GNAT family N-acetyltransferase: MIRMLQKDEEIPYNLLLLADETIEAISRYINDSEIYVFENDKGTIAVYVLQKISDDTIEIKNIAVGTEHQGQGIGKLLLRDAISRAKAKGFKTIVIGTGDIAPKQLHLYQKVGFEIFGIKKGFFLDNYPKPIYENGVQLKDMVMLKKELI